In the Ficedula albicollis isolate OC2 chromosome 22, FicAlb1.5, whole genome shotgun sequence genome, one interval contains:
- the TACR1 gene encoding substance-P receptor, whose protein sequence is MEDSPPLAAELEHLNASLNESWANPFVQPPWQVALWAVAYALIVVVAVVGNAVVMWIILAHKRMRTVTNYLLVNLAFAEAAMAALNTVVNFSYAVHNEWYFGPAYCRFHNFFPIAAVFASIYSMTAIALDRSAVGSLLHPPPPRLSAAATKVLVGLIWLLALLLAFPQGYFSVTAELPGRLVCLVEWPEPGGATSGKAYHFSMTVLLYLLPLLVIGCAYAAVGRTLWASAIPGDSSDRYHEQVTAKRKVVKMMIIVVCTFALCWLPYHVYFTLQYLRPEWYLRRSIQQVYLAVMWLAMSSTMYNPIIYCCLNDRFRVGFKHAFRWCPWVSAGEYEGLELRSARFLHTHSSVSKLSRMDTTTVASALGAADEELDEPSRAERLSLDMTSNGSSRSDSKTVSESFSFYSNTPT, encoded by the exons ATGGAGGACTCCCCACCGCTGGCAGCGGAGCTGGAGCACCTCAACGCCTCCCTGAACGAGTCCTGGGCCAACCCGTTCGTGCAGCCGCCGTGGCAGGTGGCCCTGTGGGCCGTGGCCTACGCGCTGATCGTGGTGGTGGCCGTGGTGGGCAACGCCGTGGTCATGTGGATCATCCTGGCGCACAAGAGGATGCGCACGGTCACCAACTACCTGCTGGTGAACCTGGCCTTCGCCGAGGCCGCCATGGCCGCGCTCAACACCGTGGTGAACTTCAGCTACGCCGTGCACAACGAGTGGTACTTCGGCCCCGCCTACTGCCGCTTCCACAACTTCTTCCCCATCGCCGCCGTCTTCGCCAGCATCTACTCCATGACGGCCATCGCGCTGGACAGGTCAGCTGTGGGGTCACTGCtgca ccccccccccccgcgcctCTCGGCCGCGGCCACCAAGGTCCTGGTGGGGCTGATCTGGCTCCTGGCGCTCCTGCTGGCTTTCCCACAGGGATATTTCTCCGTCACCGCCGAGCTGCCGGGACGCCTCGTCTGCCTCGTGGAGTGGCCGGAGCCCGGCGGAGCCACGTCCGGAAAAGC GTACCATTTCTCCATGACCGTCCTGCTGTACCTGCTGCCGCTGCTGGTGATCGGCTGCGCCTACGCCGCCGTCGGCCGCACGCTCTGGGCCAGCGCCATCCCCGGAGACTCCTCCGACCGCTACCACGAGCAGGTGACAGCCAAGAGGAAG GTGGTGAAGATGATGATCATCGTGGTGTGCACCTTCGCGCTCTGCTGGCTGCCCTACCACGTGTACTTCACGCTGCAGTACCTGCGGCCCGAGTGGTACCTGCGCCGGTCCATCCAGCAGGTCTACCTGGCCGTCATGTGGCTGGCCATGAGCTCCACCATGTACAACCCCATCATCTACTGCTGCCTCAACGACAG GTTCCGGGTGGGATTCAAGCACGCGTTCCGCTGGTGCCCGTGGGTCAGCGCCGGCGAGTacgaggggctggagctgcgcTCGGCGCGCTTCCTGCACACGCACAGCTCCGTGTCCAAGCTCAGCCGCATGGACACCACCACCGTGGCCTCGGCGCTCGGCGCGGCCGACGAGGAGCTGGACGAGCCCAGCCGGGCCGAGCGGCTCTCCCTGGACATGACCTCCAACGGCTCCTCCCGCAGCGACTCCAAGACAGTGTCCGAGAGCTTCAGCTTCTACTCCAACACCCCCACCTAG